From a single Planctellipticum variicoloris genomic region:
- a CDS encoding DUF1559 domain-containing protein, which yields MRKHRLGFTLIELLVVIAIIAILIALLLPAVQQAREAARRTQCKNNLKQLGLAFHNYHDTFDTFPYGHQAELYAGQTKRRDCWFQRIMPYVDQSPLYNLYEGYPAVNAYEGEYIHRITNKSIVGNVPGMSCPSDPNAPGVGGNGGLTAFQSNYAVCAGVGPLSGMVIDVATRLMSVTDKTMITNTGTGLFFQNSRLGFRACTDGSSNTLLVSEGIIRNNSVGAWGELGGHWGGAPHGSFGFSTAEPPNTSVADRVYSCKATVYLAAPNAAPCENGNAGGLAGRWNSARSFHVGGVQATMADGSVRFISTNIDRQTWMKLGVYNDGLTIGDF from the coding sequence ATGCGAAAACATCGCCTCGGATTTACGCTGATCGAATTACTGGTCGTGATCGCGATCATTGCGATCCTGATCGCGCTGCTGCTTCCAGCCGTTCAGCAGGCTCGGGAGGCTGCCCGAAGGACGCAGTGCAAGAACAACCTCAAACAACTTGGATTGGCGTTTCACAATTACCATGACACTTTTGACACGTTCCCCTACGGGCATCAGGCCGAGTTGTATGCCGGGCAGACCAAGCGGCGGGACTGCTGGTTTCAACGGATCATGCCCTACGTTGACCAGTCCCCCCTTTACAATCTGTACGAAGGATATCCAGCAGTAAACGCTTATGAAGGTGAGTATATCCATCGGATTACGAATAAGTCGATTGTTGGAAACGTGCCCGGGATGAGTTGCCCGTCAGATCCCAATGCACCGGGTGTCGGGGGCAACGGAGGTCTGACCGCGTTCCAGAGTAATTATGCGGTATGCGCTGGAGTGGGACCGTTATCGGGAATGGTCATTGATGTCGCGACGCGGCTGATGTCTGTCACCGACAAGACCATGATTACGAACACGGGGACCGGTTTGTTTTTCCAGAACTCCCGGCTGGGTTTCCGCGCATGCACCGATGGTTCGTCGAACACCCTCCTTGTCAGCGAAGGAATCATTCGGAACAACTCCGTCGGAGCGTGGGGTGAACTGGGAGGCCACTGGGGCGGCGCCCCGCACGGTTCGTTCGGCTTCTCGACAGCAGAACCGCCGAATACCTCTGTGGCCGACCGTGTCTACAGTTGCAAGGCGACGGTTTATCTTGCCGCGCCGAACGCTGCCCCGTGCGAGAATGGCAATGCGGGCGGTCTGGCGGGCCGCTGGAATTCGGCTCGCAGCTTCCACGTCGGGGGCGTGCAGGCGACGATGGCAGATGGTTCCGTCCGGTTCATTTCGACGAACATCGATCGTCAGACGTGGATGAAACTCGGCGTCTATAACGATGGGCTGACGATTGGCGACTTCTAG
- a CDS encoding carboxypeptidase M32 — MTQTAERAGELYQLLTQSELLGSCASVLSWDEQTCMPAGGAEHRANQLGLLAGLTHERRTSPRIGELLSELESGGDLGDPHGDLASNVREARRTWNRATKLPRRLVEELTRTTSLAQQVWKEARKDKAFSVFQPWLDKLIGLKREEAAAIGYAGGVPYDALLDEYEPGARSADILAVFAPLRDELVKLVAAIQSSGRQPRNELLERHYPIEAQQVFAEAAAKLIGFDFERGRIDRSAHPFCSAFGPGDCRLTTRYHDHHFSSAFFGVLHEAGHGIYEQGLPPEAFGLPLGQAVSLGIHESQSRLWENFVGRGRAFWNYLYPHARTAFPVALGSTPLEQFYAAINDVHPSFIRVEADEVTYNLHIMLRFELEVKLLDGSLAAADVPTAWNETFRNYFEITPPDDSVGCLQDIHWSAGLMGYFPTYALGNMYAAQFFESAEAAQPDLQTLFASGQFRPLKSWLNEQIHRHGRRYTATELVQVVTGRPLSADPLVKHLWNKYAELYGL, encoded by the coding sequence ATGACGCAAACTGCAGAACGCGCGGGTGAGCTGTATCAACTGTTGACCCAATCGGAACTGCTCGGGAGCTGCGCCAGCGTATTGAGCTGGGACGAGCAGACCTGCATGCCGGCCGGCGGCGCCGAGCACCGCGCGAATCAACTGGGACTCCTCGCCGGCCTGACGCACGAACGCCGGACCAGCCCGCGAATCGGAGAGCTGTTGAGCGAACTGGAATCCGGAGGCGACCTGGGCGATCCGCACGGGGACCTGGCATCCAACGTCCGCGAAGCCAGGCGCACCTGGAATCGAGCAACCAAACTGCCGAGGCGGCTCGTCGAAGAGCTGACCCGCACAACCAGCCTGGCTCAGCAGGTCTGGAAAGAGGCTCGCAAGGACAAGGCTTTCTCCGTCTTCCAGCCCTGGCTCGACAAGCTCATCGGCCTCAAGCGAGAAGAGGCGGCCGCGATCGGGTACGCCGGGGGCGTCCCCTACGACGCCCTGCTCGATGAATATGAGCCTGGCGCTCGATCGGCCGACATCCTGGCCGTATTCGCGCCCCTCCGCGACGAACTGGTCAAGCTGGTCGCAGCGATTCAATCGTCTGGTCGCCAGCCCCGAAACGAGCTGCTGGAGCGGCACTATCCCATTGAAGCCCAGCAGGTCTTCGCTGAGGCGGCGGCGAAGCTGATCGGCTTCGACTTCGAACGCGGTCGCATCGACCGCTCGGCACATCCCTTCTGCAGCGCATTCGGCCCCGGCGACTGCCGGCTCACCACCCGCTACCACGACCACCACTTCTCCTCCGCATTCTTCGGCGTCCTGCACGAAGCCGGACACGGCATCTACGAACAGGGACTCCCCCCGGAAGCGTTCGGCCTCCCGCTCGGACAGGCGGTCTCGCTCGGCATCCACGAGTCCCAGTCGCGCCTGTGGGAAAACTTCGTCGGACGCGGACGGGCGTTCTGGAACTACCTGTATCCGCATGCCCGAACGGCGTTTCCCGTGGCGCTCGGATCGACGCCCCTGGAGCAGTTCTACGCCGCCATCAACGACGTTCATCCGTCGTTCATCCGGGTGGAAGCCGACGAAGTCACCTACAACCTGCACATCATGCTGCGGTTCGAACTCGAAGTGAAACTGCTCGACGGCAGCCTTGCGGCCGCAGACGTGCCGACCGCCTGGAACGAAACCTTTCGAAATTACTTCGAAATCACTCCGCCGGACGACTCCGTCGGCTGCCTGCAGGACATCCACTGGAGCGCGGGCCTGATGGGATATTTCCCGACGTATGCGCTGGGCAACATGTATGCCGCCCAGTTCTTTGAATCGGCCGAGGCGGCCCAGCCGGACCTGCAGACCCTCTTTGCCTCGGGACAGTTCCGGCCGTTAAAGTCCTGGCTCAACGAGCAGATTCACCGGCACGGTCGACGATACACCGCAACCGAACTGGTTCAGGTCGTGACCGGTCGGCCGTTGTCGGCGGATCCGCTCGTGAAGCACCTGTGGAACAAATACGCCGAGCTGTATGGCCTCTGA
- a CDS encoding TlpA family protein disulfide reductase has protein sequence MSTADYEPDPQPTSPFFKVATAVVVVVALAALVRSILNEEPRGPMAGSYRTSDLLGQPAPAIKAAGWLNGEAPADDYFQGKVVVVDAWAYWCRPCFEAAPELIALHQKYSDQGVVFVGLTTEQSDVLDRSKLFLEKAGITWLNGYGAIETLIGFRADAIPQTWVINRSGTIVWDYSSPDSIESAVDRALAEK, from the coding sequence ATGTCCACGGCCGACTACGAACCTGACCCGCAACCGACGTCGCCGTTCTTCAAGGTGGCGACGGCGGTCGTTGTGGTCGTCGCGCTGGCGGCGCTGGTGCGGTCCATCCTCAACGAAGAGCCCCGGGGGCCGATGGCCGGTTCCTATCGAACTTCCGACCTGCTGGGGCAGCCGGCGCCGGCGATCAAAGCGGCGGGCTGGCTGAATGGTGAAGCTCCGGCCGACGATTACTTCCAGGGCAAGGTCGTCGTCGTAGACGCCTGGGCCTACTGGTGCCGTCCCTGTTTCGAAGCCGCTCCCGAACTGATCGCCCTGCATCAGAAGTACTCCGACCAGGGGGTCGTCTTCGTGGGCCTGACGACCGAGCAGTCAGACGTACTCGACAGAAGCAAGCTGTTTCTCGAAAAAGCCGGGATCACCTGGCTCAACGGCTACGGGGCGATCGAAACTCTCATCGGATTCCGGGCCGACGCCATTCCTCAGACGTGGGTCATCAATCGCTCCGGGACCATCGTGTGGGATTACTCGTCGCCCGATTCGATCGAGTCCGCCGTCGACCGGGCGCTCGCCGAGAAGTAG
- the asnB gene encoding asparagine synthase (glutamine-hydrolyzing) has translation MCGITGFWNQTADASPAELERLARRMAATLHHRGPDDAGAWSDPEAGVGLGQTRLAIIDLSPGGHQPMSSACGRFTIVFNGEIYNHAELRTDLEDAYPFRSHSDTEVLLAGTVRWGLRATIQRCIGMFAIALWDRRERTLTLVRDRMGIKPLYYGRQRQTLFFGSELKALRAHPAYRRELDRGATLLFLKHGYVPTPLSIDAGTKKLPPGTMLTLSPGQSELPEPQPFWSFDVIARRGQIEQFAGTRAEAVDRLEALLADAVRLRMIADVPLGAFLSGGIDSSAVVAMMQSQSGRPVKTFSIGFEQAPYDEAPFARRVAEHLRTDHTEHYVTAAQAQAVIPRLPTMFDEPFADSSQIPTFLVCELARRHVTVALSGDGGDELFCGYSRYFHPYRLAWLRNLLPGAVLPAASGLCQAISRQLPRPIGRLFRGAGRLLADTDAEAVYCRNMCYWQAAEGLLPEVAEPPTLFGQREQWPEFADQQRRWMWIDARTYLPDDILTKVDRTSMAVALEARVPLIDHRVVEFAWTLPLEWQLGPTGGKQLLRDVLARHVPREMFERPKLGFGVPLGEWLRGPLRDWSENLLSVPALSHDGLLNPQPIRRAWQDHVAGRVDWKYWLWPVLMLQAWRQSMVNQEIHLHESPNH, from the coding sequence GTGTGCGGCATCACCGGATTCTGGAACCAGACGGCGGACGCCTCGCCGGCCGAGCTGGAACGTCTTGCCCGGCGGATGGCCGCGACGCTGCACCACCGCGGACCCGATGACGCCGGAGCCTGGTCGGATCCGGAGGCCGGCGTCGGGCTCGGCCAGACCCGGCTCGCGATCATCGATCTGTCCCCCGGCGGCCACCAGCCGATGTCCTCGGCCTGCGGGCGATTCACGATCGTCTTCAACGGCGAAATCTACAACCACGCCGAACTGCGCACCGACCTCGAAGACGCCTACCCGTTTCGCAGCCATTCGGACACCGAGGTGCTGCTCGCCGGGACCGTACGCTGGGGCTTGCGGGCGACGATTCAGCGCTGCATCGGCATGTTCGCCATCGCTCTCTGGGACCGACGGGAGCGAACCCTGACCCTCGTCCGCGACCGGATGGGAATCAAGCCGCTCTACTACGGCCGGCAGCGGCAGACGCTGTTTTTTGGGTCCGAATTGAAAGCCCTCCGCGCGCATCCGGCCTATCGGCGGGAACTCGATCGCGGCGCGACGCTGCTCTTCCTCAAGCACGGCTACGTGCCGACGCCTTTGTCCATCGATGCGGGGACGAAAAAACTTCCCCCCGGCACGATGCTGACCCTGTCTCCCGGACAATCGGAGCTGCCGGAGCCGCAACCGTTCTGGAGCTTTGATGTCATCGCCCGACGAGGCCAGATCGAGCAGTTTGCCGGAACCCGGGCCGAGGCGGTCGACCGTCTCGAAGCTCTGCTGGCCGACGCCGTTCGACTGCGGATGATCGCCGACGTGCCGCTGGGGGCCTTCCTTTCCGGCGGCATCGACTCGTCGGCGGTCGTCGCGATGATGCAGTCGCAAAGTGGTCGGCCGGTGAAGACATTCTCCATCGGCTTCGAACAGGCCCCGTACGATGAAGCGCCCTTTGCACGACGAGTCGCAGAGCATCTGCGGACCGACCATACCGAGCACTACGTCACGGCCGCCCAGGCCCAGGCGGTGATTCCGCGGCTGCCGACGATGTTCGACGAACCCTTCGCCGATTCCTCGCAGATTCCCACGTTCCTGGTCTGCGAACTGGCCCGTCGGCACGTCACGGTGGCCTTGTCGGGCGACGGTGGGGACGAACTGTTCTGCGGTTACTCGCGTTACTTCCATCCGTATCGCCTCGCCTGGCTCCGGAACTTGCTGCCCGGCGCTGTCCTCCCCGCTGCGAGCGGACTGTGTCAGGCGATCAGTCGGCAACTGCCGCGGCCGATCGGACGGTTGTTCCGCGGCGCAGGCCGGCTTCTGGCGGACACCGATGCCGAGGCAGTCTATTGCCGCAATATGTGCTACTGGCAGGCCGCCGAGGGCCTCTTGCCGGAAGTCGCAGAGCCCCCCACGCTGTTCGGGCAGCGGGAGCAGTGGCCGGAATTTGCCGACCAGCAGCGGCGGTGGATGTGGATCGACGCGCGCACGTATCTACCGGATGACATTCTCACCAAGGTCGACCGGACCAGCATGGCCGTCGCCCTGGAGGCTCGCGTACCCCTGATCGATCACCGCGTTGTCGAGTTCGCGTGGACGTTGCCCCTGGAATGGCAGCTCGGTCCGACCGGCGGAAAGCAGTTGCTCCGCGACGTCCTCGCCCGCCACGTCCCTCGGGAAATGTTCGAACGCCCAAAGCTCGGCTTCGGCGTCCCGCTGGGGGAATGGCTCCGCGGGCCATTGCGCGACTGGTCCGAGAATCTGCTGAGCGTCCCGGCTCTGTCGCACGACGGGCTGCTCAATCCGCAACCGATCCGGCGGGCCTGGCAAGACCACGTCGCCGGGCGAGTCGACTGGAAATACTGGCTCTGGCCCGTCCTGATGCTCCAGGCCTGGCGCCAATCTATGGTAAATCAGGAAATTCATCTCCACGAATCACCAAATCACTGA
- a CDS encoding alpha/beta hydrolase, producing MQSKVCRTKRITTILRQTLAVGLLALTSLAGPDGAWAQAPAAKAGAAEDKTLTTKDNFEIRITYYPGTGGKDTPVVVMLPGKGSSRLIYNNAPQGAKPLAKALQDLGYAVVTVDPRGHGESTGGKGSADGKKAASKDLNGRDYQAIVNLDLDAVKKFLLDEHQNKKLNIAKLAIVAADVMTPVVGEFALQDWAKTPYDDAPLLMDRTPRGQDVKCLIMLSPDTTTPGISMSAVGAKLRQFPIAVMLAVGTKDAASLATANKLFDQLVPKKPEMETVFLEKYDGKYHGTDLLFKRMNPPVEAHMVAFLDKFLKPLNIEWQDRRSRLNRN from the coding sequence ATGCAATCCAAGGTCTGCCGCACGAAGCGAATTACGACCATTCTCCGGCAAACCCTCGCCGTCGGACTGCTGGCGCTGACCTCGCTCGCCGGCCCCGACGGCGCCTGGGCTCAGGCCCCGGCCGCCAAGGCAGGGGCCGCCGAAGATAAGACGCTGACCACCAAAGACAACTTCGAAATCCGCATCACCTACTACCCCGGCACCGGAGGAAAAGATACTCCCGTCGTCGTCATGCTCCCCGGCAAGGGAAGCAGCCGGTTGATCTACAACAACGCTCCGCAGGGCGCCAAACCGCTCGCCAAAGCCCTGCAGGACCTCGGCTACGCCGTCGTCACCGTCGATCCCCGCGGACACGGCGAAAGCACCGGCGGCAAGGGAAGCGCTGACGGAAAAAAAGCCGCTTCCAAAGACCTGAATGGCCGGGATTATCAGGCGATTGTGAATCTGGACCTCGACGCCGTCAAAAAGTTCCTGCTCGACGAGCACCAGAACAAGAAACTCAACATTGCGAAGCTGGCCATCGTGGCGGCCGACGTCATGACTCCTGTCGTCGGCGAATTCGCCCTCCAGGACTGGGCCAAAACCCCTTACGACGACGCCCCGCTGCTGATGGACCGCACCCCGCGCGGCCAGGACGTGAAGTGTCTGATCATGTTGTCCCCCGATACGACCACCCCCGGAATTTCGATGTCCGCCGTCGGAGCCAAGCTGCGACAGTTTCCGATCGCCGTCATGCTCGCCGTCGGAACGAAAGACGCCGCCAGCCTCGCCACAGCGAATAAGCTCTTCGACCAGCTCGTCCCCAAGAAACCCGAAATGGAAACGGTTTTCCTGGAGAAGTACGACGGCAAGTATCACGGCACCGATCTCCTCTTCAAACGGATGAATCCGCCGGTCGAAGCCCACATGGTCGCATTTCTCGACAAGTTCCTGAAACCTTTGAACATCGAATGGCAGGACCGCCGGAGCCGTCTGAATCGAAACTGA
- a CDS encoding arginine/lysine/ornithine decarboxylase yields MKFRFPIVIIDEDFRSENASGLGIRALAGAIEQEGMEILGATSYGDLSQFAQQQSRASAFILSIDDEDLMGGADIDPAIIKLRRFIEEIRFRNAEIPIYLYGETRTSHHIPNDILRQLHGFIHMFEDTPEFVARHIIREAKAYLDSLPPPFFRALMHYAQDGSYSWHCPGHSGGVAFLKSPVGQMFHQFFGENMLRADVCNAVEELGQLLDHSGPVAASERNAARIFNADHCFFVTNGTSTSNKMVWHSTVASGDIVVVDRNCHVSILHSIIMTGAVPVFLMPTRNHLGIIGPIPLEEFQPENIQAKIEANPFAREAQARNPGRKPRILTITQSTYDGIIYNVETLKELLDGNIGTLHFDEAWLPHATFHEFYKDMHAIGRDRPPPKDSMIFATHSTHKLLAGISQASQILVQESEAEKLDRHIFNEAYLMHTSTSPQYAIIASCDVAAAMMEPPGGTSLVEESILEAINFRRAMRKVDDEWGQDWWFKVWGPDRLATDGIGHRDDWLLRANDEWHGFGNIAPGFNMLDPIKATLITPGLDLSGRFSETGIPASIVTRYLAEHGVIVEKTGLYSFFIMFTIGITKGRWNTLVSALQQFKDDYDKNHKMWRILPEFVVQYPQYEQLGLKDLCQQIHDTYKANDVARVTTDMYLSVTQPTMKPSDAFDRVAHRDIDRVEIDHLDGRTTAVLLTPYPPGIPLLIPGERFNPTIVQYLTFAREFNDRFPGFDTDIHGLVEQVDRGHRRYFVDCIRVNGEGSHG; encoded by the coding sequence ATGAAGTTTCGATTTCCGATCGTCATCATCGACGAGGACTTCCGGTCCGAGAACGCATCCGGTCTCGGAATTCGGGCGCTCGCCGGGGCGATCGAGCAGGAAGGGATGGAGATCCTGGGGGCAACCAGCTATGGCGATCTCTCCCAGTTCGCGCAGCAGCAGAGCCGTGCGTCCGCCTTCATCCTCTCCATCGACGACGAAGACCTGATGGGGGGGGCCGACATCGACCCCGCGATCATCAAGCTGCGGAGGTTCATTGAGGAAATCCGCTTTCGGAACGCCGAAATCCCGATTTACCTCTACGGCGAAACGCGGACCTCGCACCATATCCCCAACGACATTCTGCGGCAGTTGCACGGTTTCATTCACATGTTCGAGGATACGCCGGAGTTTGTCGCCCGGCACATTATCCGCGAAGCCAAGGCCTACCTCGACAGTCTGCCTCCGCCGTTCTTTCGCGCGCTCATGCACTACGCGCAGGACGGTTCCTACTCGTGGCATTGCCCGGGGCACTCCGGCGGCGTGGCGTTTCTGAAGAGTCCCGTGGGACAGATGTTTCACCAGTTCTTCGGCGAGAACATGCTCCGCGCCGACGTCTGCAACGCAGTGGAAGAGCTGGGCCAACTCCTCGACCACTCGGGTCCGGTGGCAGCCTCCGAGCGGAATGCCGCCCGGATCTTCAACGCCGATCATTGCTTCTTCGTGACGAACGGAACGTCGACGTCCAACAAAATGGTCTGGCACTCGACGGTCGCCTCGGGCGACATCGTCGTCGTCGACCGGAACTGCCACGTCTCCATCCTGCACTCGATCATCATGACCGGCGCCGTGCCGGTGTTCCTGATGCCCACGCGCAATCACCTGGGAATCATCGGCCCGATTCCGCTCGAGGAGTTCCAGCCGGAGAACATTCAGGCGAAAATCGAAGCCAATCCGTTCGCGCGCGAAGCGCAGGCCCGCAACCCTGGGCGCAAGCCGCGGATTCTCACCATCACGCAGAGCACGTACGACGGCATCATCTACAACGTCGAAACCCTCAAGGAGCTTCTCGACGGGAACATCGGCACGCTGCACTTCGACGAGGCGTGGCTGCCGCACGCGACATTTCACGAGTTCTATAAGGACATGCATGCCATCGGCCGCGACCGCCCGCCCCCGAAAGACTCGATGATTTTTGCGACGCACTCGACCCACAAGCTGCTCGCGGGGATCTCGCAGGCTTCGCAGATTCTCGTTCAGGAGTCGGAGGCGGAGAAGCTCGACCGGCATATCTTCAACGAAGCCTACCTGATGCACACCTCGACATCGCCGCAATATGCGATCATCGCTTCGTGCGACGTGGCGGCGGCGATGATGGAGCCTCCCGGCGGGACGTCGCTGGTCGAAGAGTCGATACTGGAAGCGATCAACTTCCGCCGCGCCATGCGCAAAGTCGACGACGAGTGGGGCCAGGACTGGTGGTTCAAGGTCTGGGGCCCCGACCGCCTCGCCACCGACGGAATCGGACATCGCGACGACTGGCTGCTCCGGGCGAACGACGAGTGGCACGGGTTCGGCAATATCGCACCCGGCTTCAACATGCTCGACCCCATCAAGGCCACGCTCATCACCCCCGGCCTGGATCTCTCCGGCCGGTTCTCCGAGACCGGCATTCCCGCCTCGATCGTCACCCGTTATCTCGCCGAACACGGGGTCATCGTCGAGAAGACCGGGCTCTATTCCTTCTTCATCATGTTCACCATCGGCATCACCAAGGGCCGCTGGAACACGCTCGTCAGCGCGCTGCAGCAGTTCAAGGACGACTACGACAAGAATCACAAGATGTGGCGGATTCTGCCCGAGTTCGTGGTTCAGTACCCGCAGTACGAGCAGCTCGGCCTCAAGGATCTTTGTCAGCAGATCCACGACACCTACAAGGCCAACGACGTCGCCCGCGTAACCACCGACATGTATCTCTCTGTGACCCAGCCGACGATGAAACCGTCGGATGCCTTCGACCGGGTCGCCCATCGCGATATCGACCGCGTCGAAATCGACCACCTCGACGGCCGCACCACAGCAGTCCTGCTCACGCCCTACCCGCCGGGTATCCCGCTGCTCATCCCCGGCGAACGGTTCAATCCGACCATCGTCCAGTACCTGACATTCGCCCGCGAGTTCAACGACCGCTTCCCCGGCTTCGACACAGATATCCACGGCCTCGTGGAACAGGTCGACCGCGGCCATCGGCGATATTTCGTCGACTGCATCCGCGTCAACGGCGAGGGCTCTCATGGCTGA
- a CDS encoding superoxide dismutase has translation MAYTLPALPYAYNALEPSIDARTMEIHHTKHHQAYINNANKALEGHADLAAKTAEELIGNLAAVPEAIRTVLRNNAGGHANHSLFWTVMAPNAGGAPTGELASAIESTFGGFETFKTQFGDAATKRFGSGWAWLSVDKGKLLIESTANQDSPLMEGRTPILGLDVWEHAYYLHYQNRRPDYIGAFWNVVNWPEVARRLAAAK, from the coding sequence ATGGCCTACACTCTCCCGGCCCTGCCCTATGCGTACAACGCGCTGGAGCCTTCCATCGACGCCCGGACGATGGAGATTCACCACACCAAGCACCACCAGGCCTACATCAACAACGCCAACAAGGCCCTCGAAGGCCACGCCGACCTCGCCGCTAAAACTGCCGAAGAACTCATCGGCAACCTCGCCGCCGTCCCGGAAGCCATTCGAACCGTCCTGCGCAACAACGCCGGCGGACATGCCAACCATTCGCTGTTCTGGACCGTCATGGCGCCGAACGCGGGCGGGGCTCCGACCGGCGAGCTGGCGTCGGCAATCGAATCGACGTTCGGCGGCTTCGAGACGTTCAAGACGCAGTTTGGCGATGCCGCCACCAAGCGGTTCGGCAGCGGCTGGGCCTGGCTCTCGGTCGACAAGGGCAAGCTTCTGATCGAAAGCACAGCCAATCAGGACAGTCCGCTGATGGAAGGGCGGACGCCGATCCTCGGCCTCGACGTCTGGGAGCACGCCTATTACCTGCACTACCAGAACCGCCGTCCGGATTACATCGGAGCGTTCTGGAACGTGGTGAACTGGCCGGAAGTCGCGCGGCGCCTCGCGGCCGCCAAGTAG